From the Oncorhynchus clarkii lewisi isolate Uvic-CL-2024 unplaced genomic scaffold, UVic_Ocla_1.0 unplaced_contig_6576_pilon_pilon, whole genome shotgun sequence genome, one window contains:
- the LOC139394589 gene encoding protein NLRC3-like — MASKKLTTQETPIKCNDIFKPLPGQDKPIRTVLTKGIAGVGKTVSVQKVILDWAEGKANQDIHFMFPLPFRDLNLKKDQYSLMQLLSHYFSELKEIDSIEDGETNTVFIFDGLDECRLPLGFKNNEKCYDVTKPTSVDVLLTNLIKGNLLPSAVLWITSRPAAANQIPPECVDQMTEVRGFNDPQKEEYFRKKITDQNLANEIIKHMKTSRSLHIMCHMPVFCWISATVLEVILKEAEKDEVPKNLTQMYSHFILIQIIAKNKKYNKATETNPKELSQSDKEMILKLAKLAFQQLQKGNLIFYEEDLRECGLDVTEASEYSALCTEIFKEESGLYQEKVYSFVHLSIQEFLAAVHALESCLDKKENVFSPKAVLTDDEEEEEESIQLSDLHRTAVDQDLKSENGHLDLFLRFLLGLSLESNQNLLQGLLTQTGSTTQTNESTVEYLSDKIKEESSPERIINLFHCLNELGANSLVEDMQKSLYSGTLSETRLKPHQCSALAYLLLMSEEVLEEFDLKTYNTSEEGYQRLLPVVRTCKRALLAGCKLTYKSCETLTAALQTPNSPLR; from the exons ATGGCATCCAAGAAACTAACCACACAAGAGACACCAATCAAATGCAACGACATCTTCAAACCTTTACCTGGACAAGACAAACCaatcagaactgtgctgacaaaaGGAATTGCTGGTgttggaaaaacagtctctgtgcagaaggTCATCCTTGACTGGGCAgaaggaaaagcaaatcaggaCATTCATTTCATGTTTCCTCTTCCTTTCCGTGATCTGAACCTGAAAAAGGACCAATACAGTCTGATGCAACTTCTTTCCCACTACTTCTCAGAGCTGAAAGAGATTGATAGCATTGAAGATGGTGAAACCAACACTGTTTTCAtttttgatggtctggatgagtgtCGACTTCCTCTAGGCTTCAAAAACAATGAGAAGTGCTATGATGTCACGAAACCAACCTCAGTGGACGTTCTGCTGACAAACCTCATCAAGGgaaatctgcttccctctgctgtCCTCTGGATAACCTCACGACCTGCAGCAGCCAATCAGATCCCTCCTGAGTGTGTTGACCAGAtgacagaggtacgagggttcaatgaTCCACAGAAGGAGGAGTATTTCAGGAAGAAAATCACAGATCAGAATCTGGCCAATGAAATCATCAAACACATGaagacatcaaggagcctccacatcatgtgccacatgCCAGTCTTCTGTTGGATATCAGCCACTGTCCTTGAGGTGATACTGAAAGAGGCAGAGAAGGATGAAGTCCCCAAAAATCTGACCCAGATGTACTCACACTTCATTCTCATCCAAATCATTGCGAAGAACAAGAAGTACAACAAAGCCACAGAGACAAACCCAAAGGAACTGTCTCAGTCAGACAAAGAGATGATCCTGAAACTGGCAAAGCTGGCTTTCCAACAGCTGCAGAAGGGCAACCTGATCTTCTATGAGGAGGACCTGAGAGAGTGTGGCCTTGATGTCACAGAGGCATCAGAGTACTCAGCATTGTGTACAGAGATCTTTAAAGAGGAATCTGGGCTGTACCAAGAGAAGGTCTACAGCTTTGTgcatctgagcattcaggagtttctAGCAGCAGTGCATGCTTTAGAATCATGTCTGGACAAGAAGGAAAATGTTTTCTCCCCCAAAGCAGTCCTTACtgatgatgaagaagaggaggaggagtcaaTCCAGTTGTCTGACTTACACAGGACAGCAGTGGACCAGGACCTGAAGAGTGAGAATGGACACCTGGACCTGTTCCTACGCTTCCTTCTGGgtctctcactggagtccaatcagaatcTGTTACAAGGCCTtctgacacagacaggaagtacAACACAGACCAATGAGAGCACAGTTGAGTACCTTTCAGACAAGATCAAGGAGGAATCCTCACCAGAAAGGATCATCAACTTGTTCCACTGTTTGAATGAACTTGGTGCCAACTCTCTAGTTGAAGACATGCAGAAATCCCTGTATTCAGGAACTCTTTCAGAAACAAGACTAAAACCTCATCAATGTTCAGCCCTGGCCTACCTGTTACTGATGTCAGAGGAGGTGCTGGAGGAGTTTGACCTGAAGACATACAACACATCAGAGGAAGGTTATCAGAGGTTGCTGCCGGTAGTGAGAACCTGCAAGAGAGCact actggCTGGCTGTAAACTCACATATAAATCCTGTGAGACTCTGACCGCAGCTCTGCAGACACCAAACTCCCCCCTGAGATAA